In Musa acuminata AAA Group cultivar baxijiao chromosome BXJ2-8, Cavendish_Baxijiao_AAA, whole genome shotgun sequence, one genomic interval encodes:
- the LOC135619536 gene encoding uncharacterized protein LOC135619536, translated as MGMEKTGGPAAPLLPNPPPPSPTPPCYGVPVAASAAFQEPYFPESPAYVVLPVYSRRRRRRCGCFRCCGSFLSSSTLLSAAFLLVLLLSAAFFLWPSDPELTVARLRLDDIHITPPPEAAFDISLGVDLRVRNPDFFALDYRSIVVTIGYRGRPLGSVTAEGGHIRARGVSYVRAKLKLDGIRVLNDAISLIEDLARGSLPLNTVTEVDGRMRLFFIDVPVQGKISCAVTVNPNTQEVISQDCYPE; from the exons ATGGGCATGGAGAAAACCGGAGGACCGGCGGCGCCACTCCTCCCTAATCCACCTCCTCCGTCTCCGACGCCGCCGTGCTACGGCGTGCCTGTCGCTGCGTCTGCCGCCTTCCAGGAACCCTACTTCCCAGAATCCCCGGCGTACGTCGTCCTCCCTGTCTATTCCCGTCGCCGCCGGCGCCGCTGCGGATGTTTCCGCTGCTGCGGCTCATTCCTATCCTCCTCCACCCTCCTTTCCGCCGCCTTCCTCCTCGTTCTACTCCTCTCCGCCGCCTTTTTCCTCTGGCCCTCCGACCCGGAGCTCACCGTTGCACGCCTCCGTCTCGACGACATCCACATCACACCTCCGCCAGAAGCGGCTTTCGACATCTCCCTGGGCGTCGACCTCAGGGTCCGCAACCCGGACTTTTTCGCCCTCGACTACCGCTCCATCGTTGTCACGATCGGATACCGCGGGAGGCCCCTCGGCTCCGTCACGGCCGAAGGTGGTCACATTAGGGCGCGGGGGGTCTCCTACGTTCGCGCCAAGCTCAAGCTCGATGGGATCCGCGTGTTGAATGATGCCATCTCTCTGATCGAGGATCTCGCGAGGGGATCATTGCCCTTGAACACGGTCACCGAGGTTGATGGCAGGATGCGACTCTTCTTCATCGACGTCCCCGTTCAG GGAAAGATTTCGTGTGCAGTGACTGTTAATCCAAACACCCAGGAAGTCATTAGTCAAGACTGCTACCCTGAG TGA